In one Acidimicrobiia bacterium genomic region, the following are encoded:
- a CDS encoding amidohydrolase family protein, which produces MKSGAAPERVTKDFAVFDCDAHINDPLKIWDYVPKSQRELVRATYWKTNEQAWLNGERASGGGNGEYAPAGMYNPICIAGPQMNKKIVRRLASMVPLTAEQRDYLEHKGATDPKARVRDLDLMGIDQVLVIPTKVIQNLPFAENVAGVDVFCRAYNDFARDWCSHNKRRLYPAALLPLQSPEHAVTELLRVADRGFPVALMRPFDAAGCYPNDLGLDTAGFGIGGTPPVTLDNLFRTFEATGVVLGMHTFPAHHPPSTAGPGLLASPGELVAYAGADSQTLSFIFEIQVWLAQVLLCGFLDRYPGLRMAVFESNSQWLVPFLAHCDRLFQLYANERKWEAKRLPSEAFHEQCVISFESDETQTMRQWDTFEEIGIWASDCYHHDGADSWSAIRAMREIGVPDEVQAKLLGGNARRMYNIDARVFVKDEPAPIKRPDWFPGGPELDEWAEQQAHARRTELTT; this is translated from the coding sequence ATGAAATCGGGGGCTGCGCCGGAGCGGGTGACCAAGGACTTCGCCGTCTTCGACTGCGACGCCCACATCAACGACCCCCTGAAGATCTGGGACTACGTCCCCAAGTCCCAGCGCGAGCTGGTGCGGGCCACGTACTGGAAGACGAACGAGCAGGCCTGGCTCAACGGCGAGAGGGCCAGCGGCGGAGGGAATGGCGAGTACGCGCCGGCGGGCATGTACAACCCGATCTGCATCGCCGGTCCGCAAATGAATAAGAAGATCGTGCGCCGGCTCGCGTCCATGGTGCCGCTCACCGCCGAGCAGCGCGACTACCTCGAGCACAAGGGTGCCACCGACCCGAAGGCCAGAGTGCGCGACCTCGACCTCATGGGCATCGACCAGGTGCTGGTGATCCCAACGAAGGTGATCCAGAACCTGCCGTTCGCCGAGAACGTGGCGGGCGTCGACGTGTTCTGCCGCGCGTACAACGACTTCGCCCGCGACTGGTGCTCTCACAACAAGCGCCGCCTCTACCCCGCCGCGCTCCTCCCCCTCCAAAGCCCCGAGCACGCCGTGACCGAGCTGCTTCGGGTGGCCGACCGTGGCTTCCCGGTCGCGCTCATGCGCCCGTTCGACGCGGCCGGCTGCTACCCCAACGACCTCGGACTCGACACGGCGGGCTTCGGCATCGGCGGCACGCCGCCGGTCACGCTCGACAACCTGTTCCGCACGTTCGAGGCGACCGGCGTCGTGCTCGGCATGCACACATTCCCCGCGCACCATCCGCCGTCGACGGCAGGACCTGGTTTGCTCGCGTCGCCCGGTGAGCTCGTGGCCTACGCGGGTGCCGACAGCCAGACGCTCTCCTTCATCTTCGAGATCCAGGTGTGGCTCGCACAGGTGCTGTTGTGTGGGTTCCTCGACCGCTATCCCGGATTGAGGATGGCGGTGTTCGAGTCAAACTCGCAGTGGCTGGTGCCGTTCCTCGCGCACTGCGATCGGCTGTTCCAGCTGTACGCCAACGAGCGGAAGTGGGAGGCGAAGCGCCTGCCGTCGGAGGCGTTCCACGAGCAGTGCGTCATCTCGTTCGAGTCCGACGAGACGCAGACGATGCGTCAGTGGGACACGTTCGAGGAGATCGGGATCTGGGCGTCGGACTGCTATCACCACGACGGCGCCGATTCGTGGAGCGCCATCCGCGCCATGCGCGAGATCGGTGTGCCCGACGAGGTGCAGGCGAAGCTGCTCGGCGGCAACGCCCGCCGGATGTACAACATCGACGCCAGGGTGTTCGTGAAGGACGAGCCCGCGCCGATCAAGCGGCCCGACTGGTTCCCCGGCGGTCCCGAGCTTGACGAGTGGGCCGAGCAGCAGGCACACGCGCGCCGCACCGAGCTGACGACATGA
- a CDS encoding DUF222 domain-containing protein, with product MSTRVRQAIELLLAELADVDPSCVDGSRARELMEDFAEVQHLGGAGVTIMARRVEAAGAFDLAKHRSAAHYLAKVTGTTVFAAEQQIRTARQLEDLPATHAALRAGRLSGVQVKEVAAAAAADPSAEPMMLRCAQIDGIKGLKAEGARVIAAAARDADKQYERIHRERTFRHWSDYHGSGRIDVRGPLDLTTRVALALVPYEHELFEAARKNDERERADALMFDALVAMADASTGEMPKGTGPMPTIAVRIDHRAFVTGDTLPGEVCEIAGVGPIPVSVAQRLAEDAFLKALVTNGVDVLAVSHLGRTIPAHLRTALEELYPECAIAGCNASYGLEIDHNQPVEVGGLTERRNLNKLCRYHHTYKHRHKLRLVGEGTNKRFLSAAEWLPPDRPPDCPGGRQPQGQPPRAPGSRGRMMLINANVDAWVMPPVGCHGRPPRGAMVKQQRATEADAPVAADSPATCATNGAITSRRLSPDGFSIWLYVSELEPGASLEWGREHGDEAVYVISGALGVDAGKIDSAGAQDGKPENDVERDASCPAGGALIVESGVAGRVVASGFTKVAHFGSANPSAALRGATVHVIGPRGRYESPPDKPFFRFFADSTCETCDAFLLFSQRDDGWSVTPHSHSADELIYVLSGGVRTGNQVNSTGTCLAFPANVKYALAAEPSGFETINFRARRSELKFVDADGTIEETAANVGGVEVQQ from the coding sequence GTGTCCACGAGAGTCCGCCAGGCGATCGAGCTGCTCCTCGCCGAGCTGGCCGACGTCGACCCCTCCTGTGTCGACGGATCTCGCGCCCGAGAGCTCATGGAGGACTTCGCAGAGGTCCAGCACCTCGGGGGTGCCGGGGTCACGATCATGGCGCGACGGGTGGAAGCGGCGGGCGCGTTCGATCTAGCCAAGCACCGCAGCGCGGCGCATTACCTTGCCAAGGTCACCGGCACGACGGTCTTTGCTGCCGAGCAGCAGATCCGCACCGCGCGTCAGCTCGAAGACCTGCCGGCCACCCACGCTGCATTGCGCGCTGGCCGGCTCTCGGGTGTGCAGGTCAAGGAGGTCGCCGCCGCGGCCGCCGCGGATCCGTCGGCGGAGCCGATGATGCTCCGATGTGCGCAGATCGACGGAATCAAGGGCCTCAAGGCCGAGGGTGCCCGCGTGATCGCGGCCGCGGCCCGCGATGCCGACAAGCAGTACGAGCGGATTCATCGCGAGCGGACGTTCCGGCACTGGAGCGACTATCACGGCTCCGGCCGCATCGATGTGCGCGGCCCACTCGACCTCACCACCCGCGTCGCGCTGGCCCTCGTGCCGTATGAGCACGAGCTGTTCGAGGCCGCCCGCAAGAACGACGAGCGCGAGCGCGCCGACGCGCTGATGTTTGACGCGCTGGTGGCCATGGCCGACGCGTCAACCGGAGAGATGCCCAAGGGCACGGGGCCGATGCCGACCATCGCGGTCCGGATCGACCACCGAGCGTTCGTGACCGGTGACACATTGCCCGGCGAGGTGTGTGAGATCGCCGGCGTCGGCCCGATCCCGGTGAGCGTGGCGCAGCGCCTCGCGGAAGACGCGTTCCTCAAAGCGCTCGTCACCAATGGTGTCGACGTGCTCGCGGTCTCGCATCTCGGCCGCACGATCCCCGCACACCTGCGTACCGCGCTCGAGGAGCTCTACCCCGAGTGTGCGATCGCCGGCTGCAACGCCAGCTACGGCCTCGAGATCGACCACAACCAACCGGTCGAGGTAGGCGGACTGACCGAGCGCCGCAACCTCAACAAGCTCTGTCGCTACCACCACACGTACAAGCACCGCCACAAGCTGCGCCTGGTCGGCGAAGGCACCAACAAGAGGTTCTTGTCCGCCGCCGAGTGGCTGCCGCCCGATCGACCACCCGACTGCCCAGGTGGCCGACAACCACAGGGGCAGCCGCCCCGGGCGCCGGGCTCTCGTGGCCGCATGATGCTCATCAACGCGAACGTTGATGCTTGGGTCATGCCGCCCGTAGGCTGCCACGGCCGTCCGCCCAGGGGAGCCATGGTCAAGCAGCAGCGCGCCACCGAAGCCGATGCGCCGGTCGCGGCCGACTCTCCGGCGACCTGTGCAACGAACGGTGCGATCACGTCGCGTCGTCTGAGCCCCGACGGCTTCTCGATCTGGCTCTACGTGAGCGAGCTCGAGCCGGGCGCGAGCTTGGAGTGGGGCCGCGAGCACGGCGACGAGGCCGTGTACGTGATCAGTGGCGCGCTGGGTGTTGATGCAGGCAAGATCGACAGCGCTGGAGCACAGGACGGCAAGCCAGAGAACGATGTGGAGCGGGACGCATCGTGTCCCGCCGGCGGGGCGCTCATCGTGGAATCGGGCGTCGCGGGCAGGGTCGTGGCGTCCGGCTTCACGAAAGTTGCTCACTTCGGGTCGGCGAATCCGTCGGCTGCACTACGGGGCGCGACGGTCCACGTGATCGGGCCACGTGGGCGCTACGAGTCGCCGCCCGACAAGCCGTTCTTCCGGTTCTTCGCCGACTCCACATGCGAGACGTGCGACGCCTTTCTGCTGTTCTCGCAGCGTGACGACGGTTGGTCGGTCACGCCGCACTCGCACAGTGCCGACGAGCTCATCTACGTGCTCAGCGGCGGTGTGCGCACGGGGAACCAGGTGAACAGCACGGGCACGTGCCTCGCGTTCCCGGCCAACGTGAAGTACGCGCTCGCGGCCGAGCCGAGTGGCTTCGAGACGATCAACTTCCGCGCAAGGCGCTCCGAGCTGAAGTTCGTCGACGCCGATGGAACGATCGAGGAGACGGCCGCCAACGTCGGTGGCGTCGAAGTGCAGCAGTGA
- a CDS encoding enoyl-CoA hydratase-related protein gives MEREELESVIYEKEGAVARVILNRGDKANTQSSQLVWDFDAALRKAEHDYDVKVVIIKGNGKGFCAGHVMSGEPGTYPETEEAIERLGSVWRARYELFVWPVLYLWEFPKPTIAQVHGYALGGGSYWALLTDLTVCSDDAWFQMPLVQGLGFPGGQTMVEPWVFMNYKRAAEYLLTSQKLTAQQALEFGMVNRVVPLAELESTVEELAATIAHAPLTTLMTAKMGLRRAWEMMGMRLHMQQSADMMTVASSAGDVQGFLDPVYQRRMRGETEDPEGTKRPTYPSQRAEGAPAANTDPEGKS, from the coding sequence ATGGAAAGAGAAGAGCTCGAGAGCGTGATCTACGAGAAGGAGGGCGCGGTCGCACGCGTCATCCTCAACCGGGGCGACAAGGCGAACACCCAGTCGTCACAGCTGGTGTGGGACTTCGATGCCGCCTTGCGCAAGGCCGAGCATGACTACGACGTGAAGGTCGTGATCATCAAGGGCAACGGCAAGGGTTTCTGCGCCGGGCACGTGATGAGCGGAGAGCCGGGCACGTACCCGGAGACCGAGGAGGCGATCGAGCGGCTCGGGAGCGTGTGGCGCGCCCGCTACGAGCTGTTCGTGTGGCCGGTGCTGTACCTCTGGGAGTTCCCGAAGCCCACCATTGCTCAAGTTCACGGCTACGCCTTGGGGGGTGGTTCGTATTGGGCGTTGCTCACCGACCTCACGGTGTGCTCCGACGACGCGTGGTTCCAGATGCCGCTCGTCCAAGGTTTGGGATTTCCCGGCGGGCAGACGATGGTCGAGCCGTGGGTGTTCATGAACTACAAGCGCGCGGCCGAGTACCTGCTCACGTCCCAGAAGCTCACGGCGCAGCAGGCGCTCGAGTTCGGCATGGTCAACCGGGTGGTGCCGCTCGCCGAGCTCGAGTCGACCGTGGAGGAGCTCGCGGCCACGATCGCACATGCGCCGCTCACGACGTTGATGACGGCGAAGATGGGGCTGCGGCGGGCGTGGGAGATGATGGGGATGCGGCTGCACATGCAACAGTCGGCCGACATGATGACGGTGGCGTCGTCAGCCGGCGACGTGCAGGGCTTCCTCGACCCGGTGTACCAACGACGGATGCGCGGCGAGACCGAGGATCCCGAGGGCACGAAGCGCCCGACGTATCCGAGCCAGCGCGCCGAGGGTGCGCCCGCGGCGAACACTGATCCCGAGGGGAAGAGCTAG
- a CDS encoding TetR/AcrR family transcriptional regulator, translating into MPAKQARTRGKPGSGMAQRRAERRNADRRNSEERWAAIMEAGSEVFRRLGYAHATLEDVAREVGINRATLYYYVADKEELLIAILDEPIHRMTTDLREIAALPLSPTDRLRKAVIHHMQTLEDNYPELFVFLAENLHVLTVGSDRDIQQNAHAYGEVMVGLLEEGIAAGEFRGDLDPRLVMLGIIGMLNWSHRWYTPDGKRTLPEIGEEFATMLLAGLGK; encoded by the coding sequence GTGCCGGCGAAGCAGGCGCGGACGCGCGGCAAGCCGGGGTCGGGGATGGCACAGCGACGCGCCGAACGTCGGAACGCCGATCGGCGCAACTCCGAGGAGCGTTGGGCCGCCATCATGGAGGCGGGTTCCGAGGTGTTCCGACGCCTCGGGTACGCGCACGCCACACTCGAAGATGTCGCGCGTGAGGTGGGCATCAACCGGGCGACGCTCTACTACTACGTCGCCGACAAGGAAGAGCTCCTGATCGCCATCCTCGATGAGCCGATCCACCGCATGACCACCGACCTGCGGGAGATCGCAGCGCTTCCCTTGTCTCCGACGGATCGGTTGCGCAAGGCCGTCATCCACCACATGCAGACATTGGAAGACAACTACCCCGAGCTCTTCGTCTTCCTGGCCGAGAACCTGCACGTCCTCACGGTCGGCTCGGATCGTGATATCCAGCAGAACGCGCACGCGTACGGCGAGGTGATGGTCGGGCTGTTGGAAGAGGGGATCGCGGCGGGGGAGTTCCGCGGCGATCTCGATCCGCGGCTCGTCATGCTGGGCATCATCGGGATGCTGAACTGGTCGCATCGCTGGTACACGCCCGACGGCAAGCGCACGCTGCCCGAGATCGGTGAGGAGTTCGCCACCATGCTCCTCGCAGGGCTCGGGAAGTAA
- a CDS encoding alpha/beta fold hydrolase, with translation MRIRFLRLTVVAALASLSLVPAPAVAGESAPRLRDHECGLLIPGGVSATCHTLVVPEDWARPRAKTIELEVMVLESRSATPEPDPVVFLSGGPGDPGIEGFENFVTSPMLENRDIVLFDQRGTGRSGPSLDCPERAEAAIDTLSRADAHADELAALVDATVACRERLVEEGVNLDAYNTKESAADVAALREALQLDEWNLYGVAYGTRLALETMRSFPEGIRSVVLDSVYPPDVGGLELYTDGAGAALDRLVAACDADADCSVLQPDLGQTIQAVVDRYNDAPVDVTLSSGETFVVTGDDIYTGLFDAMYDTDLIPTLPTVIESFAAGDTGLLEVLAEQGIPALATPSKGMFLSVECADAAKFANAKREAKEAEKPGPSSVLVRFAAQPYCDVWDVEPLPDSFSRPVRSKIPTLVLAGSLDPITPAADSKRTAKLLKNAQYFEFAGFGHAVTKGTDCPRAIRQVFLDDPDVDLSVSPEAACAKDPAPGFLSQGLI, from the coding sequence ATGCGCATCCGCTTCCTCAGGCTGACGGTCGTCGCCGCGCTCGCGTCGCTGAGCCTCGTTCCCGCGCCAGCCGTGGCCGGTGAGAGTGCACCCCGCCTGCGCGACCACGAATGCGGCCTGCTGATCCCTGGGGGCGTGTCAGCCACGTGCCACACGTTGGTGGTGCCAGAGGATTGGGCCCGACCGAGGGCCAAGACCATCGAGCTCGAGGTGATGGTGCTCGAGAGCCGGTCAGCCACGCCCGAGCCCGATCCTGTGGTGTTCCTGTCCGGGGGGCCAGGCGACCCAGGCATCGAGGGCTTCGAGAACTTCGTGACCAGCCCGATGCTCGAGAACCGCGACATCGTGCTCTTTGACCAGCGTGGCACTGGTCGCTCGGGGCCGTCGCTCGACTGTCCCGAGCGTGCGGAGGCTGCGATCGACACGTTGTCGCGGGCTGATGCGCACGCCGACGAGCTGGCCGCGCTGGTGGACGCGACGGTCGCGTGCCGCGAGCGGCTGGTGGAGGAGGGCGTAAACCTCGACGCCTACAACACGAAGGAGAGTGCGGCAGATGTCGCCGCGCTGCGCGAAGCCCTTCAGCTCGACGAGTGGAACCTCTATGGAGTGGCGTACGGCACGCGGTTGGCGCTCGAGACCATGAGATCTTTCCCTGAGGGGATCAGATCGGTGGTGCTCGACTCGGTGTATCCACCCGACGTCGGGGGGCTCGAGCTCTACACCGACGGCGCGGGCGCGGCGCTCGACCGCTTGGTCGCTGCATGCGATGCCGACGCCGACTGCTCGGTCCTCCAACCCGATCTCGGTCAGACGATCCAGGCCGTCGTCGACCGCTACAACGACGCGCCGGTGGACGTCACGCTGAGCAGCGGTGAGACGTTCGTGGTCACGGGCGACGACATCTACACGGGGTTGTTCGACGCGATGTACGACACCGACCTCATCCCCACGCTGCCCACTGTCATCGAGAGTTTCGCCGCCGGAGACACCGGGCTCCTCGAAGTGTTGGCAGAGCAGGGCATACCCGCGCTGGCGACGCCCTCCAAGGGGATGTTCCTCTCCGTGGAGTGCGCCGACGCAGCCAAGTTCGCGAATGCCAAGCGCGAGGCGAAGGAGGCCGAGAAGCCCGGTCCGTCCTCGGTTCTGGTGCGATTCGCGGCGCAGCCGTACTGCGACGTCTGGGATGTCGAGCCGTTGCCTGACTCGTTCAGCCGACCCGTGCGGTCGAAGATCCCGACGTTGGTGCTCGCGGGCAGCCTCGATCCCATCACCCCAGCAGCCGACAGCAAGCGCACCGCGAAGTTGCTCAAGAACGCGCAGTACTTCGAGTTTGCAGGCTTCGGGCACGCGGTCACCAAGGGCACCGACTGCCCGCGCGCGATCCGCCAGGTCTTCCTCGACGATCCTGACGTGGATCTCAGTGTCAGCCCCGAGGCGGCATGCGCCAAAGACCCGGCGCCAGGCTTTCTTTCTCAGGGGCTGATCTAG
- a CDS encoding FAD-dependent oxidoreductase, with protein sequence MPQEPNHPLLFQPLKVGPLELRNRVICGAHFTMFSEPNPVWGEPGFYGRRYGRYLADRARGGVAVVIAGETAVAPNTAYKMPNNANGWDEACVPHYLDLTSQVHEHGALAFVQLTHSGAMMLGNWSKQVAVGPSMSPDYFEAPKAMDARDIAEAIDYHVRCARNAVAGGFDGIEIQSAHGYLLHQFLSPKFNYRSDEYGGSLENRMRFGVQVITAVREAVGNEVAVGLRLAGDDEQSHGQPGLTAEDCADVAARYEQLGLVDFFNVSVGIGGIGMVRTNYAPHLLGVYAAHKVRERVVTEMRDTPVFTVHRILTPDEAEGILERGEADGITLVRALIADPEWVNKAREGRSDEIRHCTGINQSCYGNLLQSMPINCVQNPAVGREDELGLGTLQMASQTKKAVVVGGGPGGMEAAAVAAARGHDVTLLERDEELGGALRLAAQLPGREEIWEIARWRIGECERQGVDVRTGVDATADTVLTLSPDTVVIATGGVPSKEARSAYHPMPVPGSEQEWVLDHVEALRRILADPRALGDNVVLLDGVGHAQAIGLGEMLATHGVEATCVTTLPVPLALDGETQAAILPRAVHAGMAWRPSTALAFIGDHEVTLLDVLSSKLETIFGVDTVVIRTNGLPDNHLAEDLREQASDLDIKVIGDAVAVRPVDRAVYDGHVAGRAI encoded by the coding sequence GTGCCCCAAGAGCCCAACCATCCCCTGCTGTTCCAGCCCCTCAAGGTGGGGCCGTTGGAGCTGCGCAACCGGGTGATCTGCGGCGCCCACTTCACGATGTTCAGCGAGCCGAACCCGGTCTGGGGCGAGCCCGGCTTCTACGGGCGCCGGTACGGGCGATATCTGGCCGACCGGGCTCGCGGCGGAGTTGCGGTGGTGATCGCGGGCGAGACCGCGGTGGCACCGAACACCGCGTACAAGATGCCCAACAACGCCAACGGCTGGGATGAGGCGTGCGTCCCCCACTATCTCGATCTCACGAGCCAGGTGCATGAGCACGGCGCGCTCGCCTTCGTGCAGCTCACGCACTCCGGGGCGATGATGCTCGGCAACTGGTCGAAGCAGGTCGCGGTGGGCCCGTCGATGTCACCCGACTACTTCGAGGCGCCCAAGGCCATGGACGCCCGCGACATCGCCGAGGCCATCGACTACCACGTTCGCTGCGCGCGCAACGCGGTGGCCGGCGGCTTCGACGGCATCGAGATCCAGAGTGCGCACGGCTATCTTCTCCACCAGTTCCTCTCTCCCAAGTTCAACTACCGGTCCGACGAATACGGCGGCTCGTTGGAGAACCGCATGCGCTTCGGCGTGCAGGTGATCACCGCGGTACGCGAAGCAGTTGGCAACGAGGTGGCCGTCGGACTCCGGCTGGCGGGCGACGACGAGCAAAGCCACGGCCAACCAGGACTCACCGCCGAAGACTGCGCCGACGTTGCCGCCCGCTACGAGCAGCTCGGGCTCGTCGACTTCTTCAACGTGAGCGTGGGCATCGGCGGCATCGGCATGGTGCGCACCAACTATGCCCCCCACCTCCTCGGCGTCTACGCCGCGCACAAGGTTCGCGAGCGGGTGGTCACCGAGATGCGAGACACGCCCGTGTTCACCGTGCATCGCATCCTCACTCCCGACGAAGCCGAGGGAATCCTGGAGCGCGGCGAGGCCGATGGCATCACGCTCGTGCGCGCGCTGATCGCCGATCCCGAGTGGGTGAACAAAGCAAGGGAGGGAAGGTCCGACGAGATCCGCCATTGCACGGGGATCAACCAGTCCTGCTACGGCAACCTGCTCCAGTCGATGCCGATCAACTGCGTCCAGAACCCCGCGGTCGGACGAGAAGACGAGCTCGGTCTCGGCACCCTCCAAATGGCTTCGCAGACGAAGAAAGCGGTCGTCGTGGGCGGCGGACCTGGGGGCATGGAAGCCGCCGCGGTCGCGGCGGCGCGCGGACACGACGTGACGTTGCTGGAACGAGACGAGGAGCTCGGCGGCGCACTGCGTCTCGCGGCGCAACTGCCGGGAAGGGAAGAGATCTGGGAGATCGCCCGCTGGCGGATCGGTGAATGCGAGCGCCAAGGCGTGGACGTGCGCACCGGCGTGGACGCGACCGCCGATACGGTGCTCACGTTGTCACCGGACACGGTGGTGATCGCAACCGGCGGCGTGCCGTCGAAAGAGGCGCGCTCGGCGTACCACCCGATGCCGGTCCCGGGGTCCGAGCAGGAATGGGTGCTCGACCACGTGGAAGCGCTGCGACGAATCCTTGCGGACCCACGCGCCCTCGGGGACAACGTGGTGCTCTTGGACGGGGTTGGCCACGCCCAGGCCATCGGCCTCGGCGAGATGCTCGCGACGCACGGCGTCGAAGCCACGTGCGTGACCACGCTGCCGGTGCCCCTCGCCCTCGACGGCGAGACGCAGGCTGCGATCCTCCCCCGTGCCGTGCACGCGGGCATGGCCTGGCGACCCAGCACTGCGCTCGCGTTCATCGGCGACCACGAGGTCACGCTCCTCGATGTGCTGTCGAGCAAGCTGGAGACCATCTTTGGTGTGGACACCGTCGTCATCCGCACCAACGGTCTTCCCGACAACCACCTCGCTGAAGATCTGCGCGAACAAGCCTCCGACCTGGACATCAAGGTGATCGGCGACGCGGTCGCGGTTCGCCCGGTCGACCGCGCCGTGTACGACGGCCACGTGGCCGGCCGCGCCATCTAG
- a CDS encoding cytochrome P450, protein MTDTIDSEAHEEYDPFAAFDESAGVGQVRDPYPVYHELRGECPVQAGPMWDRFGMETGMEAALLGDATSVPHTVLSFDGVQQVLKDGETFSSSGYAENIGLLMGHSILEMDEPEHHRYRSLIQQAFTRKAMERWEADIVGPTVAANIDAFADRGNADLVRELFFPFPVQVIAAMLGLPRDDLPAFHAKAVELISIISDIERGLVASQWLYDYFAKIIADRRSSPQSDVISVLAEAELDGQRLTDDEIIAFLRLLLPAGAETTYRSSSNLMFGLLSNPDQLEALRANRELMPQAIEEGLRWEPPLTSIGRTAMRQVEVDGVTIPAGSPVQVCMGGANRDPSRWDRPDDFDMFRDSQQHMSFAFGPHMCLGIHLARMETTVVINTVLDRLPNVRLDPDAEDVHISGLAFRAPSHLPVLFG, encoded by the coding sequence ATGACTGACACGATCGATTCCGAAGCGCACGAGGAGTACGACCCGTTCGCGGCCTTCGACGAGTCCGCCGGGGTCGGCCAAGTTCGAGACCCGTACCCCGTCTACCACGAGCTGCGGGGCGAGTGCCCGGTGCAGGCCGGGCCGATGTGGGACCGCTTCGGAATGGAGACGGGCATGGAAGCGGCGCTGCTCGGTGACGCGACATCGGTCCCGCACACGGTCTTGTCGTTCGACGGCGTGCAGCAGGTCCTCAAGGACGGCGAGACGTTCTCGTCGTCGGGCTACGCCGAGAACATCGGCCTGCTGATGGGCCATTCCATCCTCGAGATGGATGAGCCCGAGCACCACCGGTACCGGTCGCTCATCCAGCAGGCGTTCACCCGCAAGGCCATGGAACGGTGGGAAGCCGACATCGTCGGGCCGACCGTTGCCGCGAACATCGATGCCTTCGCCGACCGCGGGAACGCCGATCTCGTGCGCGAGCTCTTCTTCCCGTTCCCGGTGCAGGTGATCGCGGCGATGCTGGGACTCCCGCGCGACGATCTGCCCGCCTTTCACGCGAAGGCGGTAGAGCTGATCAGCATCATTTCCGACATCGAGCGCGGCCTCGTCGCGTCGCAGTGGCTCTACGACTACTTCGCGAAGATCATCGCCGACCGGCGATCGAGCCCACAGAGCGACGTCATCAGCGTGCTCGCCGAAGCCGAGCTGGACGGTCAGCGGCTCACCGATGATGAGATCATCGCGTTCCTCCGGCTGTTGCTCCCGGCTGGCGCGGAGACCACCTATCGGTCGTCGAGCAACCTCATGTTCGGCCTGTTGAGCAACCCCGACCAACTCGAGGCGTTGCGCGCCAACCGCGAGCTCATGCCCCAAGCGATCGAAGAAGGTCTGCGCTGGGAGCCGCCCCTCACCAGCATCGGACGTACGGCGATGCGCCAAGTCGAGGTCGACGGCGTCACGATCCCCGCAGGCTCACCGGTGCAGGTGTGCATGGGCGGCGCCAACCGAGATCCGTCCCGGTGGGACCGGCCCGACGACTTCGACATGTTCCGCGACTCGCAGCAGCACATGTCGTTCGCGTTCGGCCCGCATATGTGCCTCGGCATCCACCTCGCCCGTATGGAGACGACGGTCGTGATCAACACGGTGCTCGACCGGCTGCCCAACGTGCGCTTGGATCCCGACGCCGAAGACGTGCACATCAGTGGCCTCGCATTCCGCGCGCCGAGCCACCTTCCCGTGCTCTTTGGCTAG